The genome window ATGGTGCCCCAGACGTTCGAGGGCGACGGCAGGTTCAATTACAGGACCATCGCGGTCTTCTCGGCGGGGATAGCTTTGGCTTTGCTGCTGAAGCTGGTTACTGATGGTATGTGAGCGGTTCATCCGCTGGAAAAATCAGAAATCAGGGCCGGGGCATCCCCGACCCTGGAAAACGGTTTCAGTCGAATTTTCCGACGACGGCTTTTATGCGTCTGATGCCGGCCGCGGAACTCTCTTCCTTCTTGATCTTGAATCCCTGCAGTTCGGCGGTGTTCTTGACGTGGGGGCCGCCGCAAATCTCGCAGGAGACGTCGCCGATGGTGTATACCTTGACCATCTCGCCGTATTTGTCGGTGAACACGCCGATCGCTCCGCGCTTTTTGGCCTCTTCGTAGGTCATCTCCTCGCAGACCACAGGAATGGCGGCTTTGATCGCGTCGTTCACGTATTTCTCGACTTCGGCGAGCTCTTCCGGGGTGCATTTCCTGTCCAGGTTGAAGTCGAACCTCAGCCTGTCCGCGGTGATGTTGGATCCTTTCTGCTGGATGTCCGGGCTGACGAATTTCCTCAGGGCGGCGTTCAGGAGATGGGTGGCGGTGTGGAGTTTGGTGGTCTCCTCGCTGTGGTCCGCGAGTCCGCCTTTGAACTGCTGCTCCGCGCCGGATCTGGACGTGCTCTGGTGGGTCTTGAACCTGCTGTTGAAGTCGTCCATGTCCACTTTCAGGCCTTTCTCGGCCGCCAGCTCGACGGTCATCTCGATGGGGAATCCGAACGTGTCGTACAGCTTGAACACGTTCTCCCCCTTCATCACGTCGCCTCCGCCGTTCTCGGCTACCATCTGGTCGAACCTTCTGAGGCCTTTCATGACGGCTTTGTGGAACTTGAGCTCCTCGTTGTTGATGTTGGTCAGGATGAATTCCCTGTTCCTTTCCAGTTCAGGATAGGCCTTCCCGTATTCTCCGATGATGCCCTCGGCGATCTTTTCCATGAAAGGCTCCTCGTACCCGAGCTTGGACATGTATCTGCTGGACCTTCTGATGAGCCTTCTGAGGATGTATCCCTGGCCGACCTTCGCCGGGACGACGCCGTCGCCGAGGATGAACGTGGCCGCTCTCATGTGGTCGGCGATGATCCTGAAAGACCTGGTGTCGTCCGGGTTGGCGCCGTATTTCTTGCCGGATATGGCCTCGATGTTGCCGATGATACCCTGGAAGAGAGGGGTGTCGTACACGGTCTCCTTTCCGTTGAGGATCCTGAGAATCCTTTCCAGTCCCATTCCGGTGTCGACGTTCTTCTGTTTGAGCGGGGTGAACTTTCCCTCCGCGTCTTTGAAGTACTGCATGAAGACGTTGTTCCAGATTTCGGTGTATTTCCCGCAGTGGCATGACGGCCCGCAGGAGGCGCAGCATTTCGGCCTGCCATCGTCGAAGAATATCTCCGTGTCAGGCCCGCAGGGTCCGGTCTGGCCGGCCGGTCCCCACCAGTTGTCCTCTTTCCCGTAGAAGAAGATCTGGTCGTCCCTCAGGCCGTG of Candidatus Methanomethylophilaceae archaeon contains these proteins:
- a CDS encoding alanine--tRNA ligase; its protein translation is MDAQEMRDKYIGFFESKGHTHISSASLIPENDPTVLFTTAGMHPLVPYLLGEKHPSGKRLTDYQKCVRTGDIDEVGDASHLTFFEMLGNWSLGDYFKKESIGYSFEFLTEVLGMDINSLAVTAFAGEGNIPRDEETAEIWKSHGLRDDQIFFYGKEDNWWGPAGQTGPCGPDTEIFFDDGRPKCCASCGPSCHCGKYTEIWNNVFMQYFKDAEGKFTPLKQKNVDTGMGLERILRILNGKETVYDTPLFQGIIGNIEAISGKKYGANPDDTRSFRIIADHMRAATFILGDGVVPAKVGQGYILRRLIRRSSRYMSKLGYEEPFMEKIAEGIIGEYGKAYPELERNREFILTNINNEELKFHKAVMKGLRRFDQMVAENGGGDVMKGENVFKLYDTFGFPIEMTVELAAEKGLKVDMDDFNSRFKTHQSTSRSGAEQQFKGGLADHSEETTKLHTATHLLNAALRKFVSPDIQQKGSNITADRLRFDFNLDRKCTPEELAEVEKYVNDAIKAAIPVVCEEMTYEEAKKRGAIGVFTDKYGEMVKVYTIGDVSCEICGGPHVKNTAELQGFKIKKEESSAAGIRRIKAVVGKFD